The window GAGAAATATCATCTTGCCCGGATTTCATGTCAAGGCACCCTGGAACGATATCTATCGCTATGATGTAACGGAGAACCAGATAGAAGAAAAAATGGATGTTCTCGACAAGAGTGGCCTTAATATCTCTGTAGACATCACTGTACGCTTTCATCCGATGTATGACAGCATTGGAGAAATCCACGAGACATTTCAAAGAGAGTACGTCCGACGACTAGTTATTCCTGAAGTACGGTCTACAGTTCGCCAAGTAATGGGTCGTTATACGGCTGAAGAGATCTATTCTACTAAACGACCAGAAGTAGAAGCTGCCATCACCAAAGAAACCGAAGCCACCTTGGGCGCACCGGGTAACAATGTGGTCATGCGTGCTTTGTTGATCCGTTCCATCTCGTTGCCTGATCAAATCCGACAAGCCATCGAGAACAAACTAAAACAAGAGCAGGAGGCCCTCGCCTATCAATTCCGATTGGATAAAGAAAAAAGTGAAGCGGAAAGAAAACGAATCGCGGCAGAAGGAGAAGCCCGCGCCAACGAAATCATTAACAATAGCCTTACGGACAATCTGCTAAAAATGCGGGGAATTGAAGCTACTCGAGATCTGTCTAATTCACCTAATTCGAAAGTTGTCGTCATTGGTAGTGGAAAAGACGGTATGCCATTGATCCTCGGAGGAAACTAGTCCGCCTTGGTAGAAATGATTAATTTTAACCCATCAATCAATTTTAATAATTCTTGTATATAAATGTCTAAGACTGCTGAAATTAAGTTTGGAGATAATAGCTTCGAACTTCCTGTCATTGAAGGTACGGAACAGGAGCAAGCCATCGATATTAGTAAATTTCGAGGTACCTCGGGTTTGATCACCATCGATCCCGGATTTAAAAACACAGGTTCTACAACAAGTGCAATCACTTTTCTTGATGGTGAAAAAGGAATCCTAAGATATCGTGGATATCCCATCGAGCAATTAGCAGATCAATCGACATTTCTGGAAGTTTCTTACCTGTTGATCTATGGTGAGCTTCCCAGTGTAACACAATTGGAAGATTTTCAGCAGCAAATTACCAATCACACATTGGTCCATGAAGATTTCAAGAAGTTATTGGATGGATTCCCATCTACTTCTCACCCCATGGGTGTTTTGTCTTCTTTGGTTACGGCTTTGACTGCTTTCTATCCTCAGAGCCTTGATCCTACCCGATCTAGTGAAGAGGTGAATTTGAGCATCATTCGCATCATGGCGAAAATGCCAACGTTCGCAGCATGGTCTTACAAGAATCAAATGGGACATCCGGTGACTTATCCGGATAACAGCCTGGATTATTGCAGCAACTTCCTAAAAATGATGTTTGGACTTCCTTCGAACGATTACACCATTGATCCGGTAGTAGCGAAGGCATTGGACAAACTGTTGATTTTGCATGCGGACCATGAACAAAACTGTTCTGCTTCCACGGTAAGAATTGTTGGCTCTTCTCAGGCGAGCTTATATGCTTCACTTTCTGCAGGTATCAATGCCCTATGGGGACCACTTCATGGCGGTGCCAATCAGGCGGTAATTGAAATGTTGGAAGGCATCAAAGCAGATGGCGGAGACACAAAGAAGTGGATGGCCAAAGCCAAAGACAAAGACGATCCATTCCGATTGATGGGCTTTGGACACAGGGTCTATAAAAACTTCGATCCTAGAGCGAGGATCATCAAGAAAGCTGCTGATGAAGTATTGGATGCACTTGGTGTAACTGATCCTGTATTGGACATTGCTAAAGGTCTGGAAGAAGAAGCATTGAGGGATCAGTACTTCGTGGACAGAAAGCTTTATCCGAACGTAGACTTCTACTCTGGCATCATTTACAGGGCATTAGGTATCCCAACTGAGATGTTTACGGTTATGTTCGCTATTGGTCGTCTACCAGGTTGGATCGCACAATGGAAGGAAATGCGTGAAAACAAAGAGCCGATCGGAAGACCAAGACAGGTTTACACAGGCGCTAACGAGAGAGATTATGTTGATCTAAGCAATCGCTAAGATCTAATACATCATAATATGAGAAGGACGCTTGAAAAGGCGTCCTTTTTTTGTGAATGTACTTTTTCCATCCCTAAGACCCGGGAAAAGTGCATGCATCTGTGTCTTCATAGATAACGCGAAGTGCACAAAAAAGATCGATCTGTTTAAACAGGCTTAAAAAGATCTTTATTTTGGCCTAAGCTTCAAGATATTCAAGTGGATTAACCTTGAAGGAATTCTTTAATCCCAGTAGTTTCCTACTTCATTGACGTTGGATTCTTGTTTTGCTATTTCCATGTCGTTCATTTCGTCACTGCAAGCCACAACTCCTAGAATTATGATTGCCATCCATATTAATCGTTTCATACATAAAAGATATTGATCTTCAGACAAAACTCAATCATAGATCCCCTATTCGAAATGGATGAATGCTTCAAAGTCCTCCTGCCGGTCTTCGAAGATGGAGAACAAAAAAAACCGACCCAGGTGGACCGGCTTATTGGATTCTGATGTCTTTGACTTAAGCATTCGTCATTGCGAAGAATGAAGCAACCTATATTGTCAAACATACTTCGGATAACAATCAAGATTACTTCGTGGCCTCGTAATGACGTATCACTTCTCTTAAGTGAATGACATTATTTTAGACCTGCGAATAATCAATAACTCTCCACTGGTGGTGCTCCTGCGGCTTCCATGGATTCCGCAAGTTTGGGCATCACATTATTCACAATATCATCTAACTCCGCTCGAATGGAAGTCAGTTGCTTTTTTCCAATCTCCAGGCTGGATTTGTGCATCTCAGTGGGGCCATGGGTCGTGCTGGCACCTCTTGCCGCATAGAAAAAGCGATCTCTTGGTGTAGGCATAGATGTTTCCCCTGCTCCTATCACATTTTTCGCCTCATTACCATCGAGCTGAGAGTTGAGTTTTAATAAACGCATTCTGGCATCATAAAGCTCCTTCATCAGTCCGGTCACAGGCTTTTCTGCTCGGGACAATGCGGTTTTCATGGCCTTGACCTTGTCCATGGCATTGCCCATGTCCACCCCTACCTGACTCATCGCTCCTCGATAATCCTCCAATGAAGTGATAAAAGCTGCAATCTCTTCATGGCTAGCCGGAGGTAAAGCAGTCTCTTTCCATAGAGGCTTCACTTCAAACGATTGAGGAGCAGACAGCTCCGTCATGACCCCATCCACTACTTTATTGAGGGTCACTGAATAGCTTCCTGGAACTGCTGGGAAGCTCCTGTTTCGCCCCCTTCTTTCTAACTGAACGACACCTTTATTCATTGTGCTTAGGTCCCAACTCACGCGAGTAATTCCAGACTTATTCTTTCCTGTGATTCGATTGATCACTTTACCGCTACCATCTTTCACTACCAGCACGATCTGTGGTTTTTCCTGCCAGCCCTCTTGTTCTAAGGCATCCCAACCAGGGAAAGGCACATCACTCTTCGACTTGTTCAAGTCCTTCTCTCTCTTTTTACGTTCAGCACTTAGCGTGGTGATTTTATCCTTGAGGTAATAGGTGAAGGTGGCACCATAATCTGGGTTTTCAGCCGAATAGATGGCTCCTTGAGAACCAACGGCGGAAAATTGATCGTACCAATAGGCATCACGAACGGAAAACAACTTTGCTTCAGCATCAAGATCCGAAGCGTTCATCTCTCTTATTGGTGTGATGTCATCCAATACATAGAAGCTCCTTCCAAAAGACGCTCCTACCAGGTCATTTTCTCTACGCTGAATGGTCAGATCGCGGAATGAAATCGTAGGTACACCACTTTTTAGCTTGATCCATTTTGAACCGCCATCTTTGGTGAAAAAGATGCCAAATTCTGTCGCCACAAATAACAGGTCTCGGTCAACATGATCCTGTACTAATCTCCAGGTCAGATGCTTCTCAGGAAGATCACCACTCATCAACGTCCATGATTTACCCTTGTCGGTACTCTTAATCAGGTAAGGCTTAAAGTCTCCGTTCTTATGGTTGTCCAAAGCCGCATAAACGACATTCGCATCGAACAGATCGGCACGTACATCGTTCACGAATGGTCTGGCTGGGAGCCCTTTAACCCGACTCAATTCAAATTTGGACCAGTTCTGTCCCCCATCTTCGGTTACCTGAATGATCCCATCATCCGTACCAGCATAAATCAATCCTTGTTGCTGAGGTGATTCTGCCAACGACGTGATGGTGCTGTAGAAAGACATGGCGTACAGATCCCATGGATTCTCATAACTCTGCAAACGCCCCATGATAGGCAATGAGATGCGCTCTTCCTGACGTGTCAGGTCCCCAGAAATAGCCG of the Cytophagales bacterium genome contains:
- a CDS encoding prohibitin family protein; this translates as MNNRKFLPAVIIVAISLIVIFSLSNSIFYTIQATERAVVFKKFSGGLDKRNIILPGFHVKAPWNDIYRYDVTENQIEEKMDVLDKSGLNISVDITVRFHPMYDSIGEIHETFQREYVRRLVIPEVRSTVRQVMGRYTAEEIYSTKRPEVEAAITKETEATLGAPGNNVVMRALLIRSISLPDQIRQAIENKLKQEQEALAYQFRLDKEKSEAERKRIAAEGEARANEIINNSLTDNLLKMRGIEATRDLSNSPNSKVVVIGSGKDGMPLILGGN
- a CDS encoding citrate synthase, whose product is MSKTAEIKFGDNSFELPVIEGTEQEQAIDISKFRGTSGLITIDPGFKNTGSTTSAITFLDGEKGILRYRGYPIEQLADQSTFLEVSYLLIYGELPSVTQLEDFQQQITNHTLVHEDFKKLLDGFPSTSHPMGVLSSLVTALTAFYPQSLDPTRSSEEVNLSIIRIMAKMPTFAAWSYKNQMGHPVTYPDNSLDYCSNFLKMMFGLPSNDYTIDPVVAKALDKLLILHADHEQNCSASTVRIVGSSQASLYASLSAGINALWGPLHGGANQAVIEMLEGIKADGGDTKKWMAKAKDKDDPFRLMGFGHRVYKNFDPRARIIKKAADEVLDALGVTDPVLDIAKGLEEEALRDQYFVDRKLYPNVDFYSGIIYRALGIPTEMFTVMFAIGRLPGWIAQWKEMRENKEPIGRPRQVYTGANERDYVDLSNR
- a CDS encoding glycosyl hydrolase, which encodes MKRIVLLTILALFTVASYAQELDAKLFAGLEFRSVGPAFTSGRISDIAIHPTNESVWYVAVGSGGVWKTQNRGVTWDPIFDDQSVYSIGCITIDPNNPHTIWVGTGENVGGRHVGFGDGIYKSEDDGKTWKNLGLANSNHISKIIVHPENPDVIWVAAQGPLWSSGGERGLYKSTDGGANWKKTLGEGEWTGVTDIVIDPNNPDWLYAATWDRHRTVAAYMGGGPGSGLHRSTDGGETWEKLTSGIPGSNLGKMGLAISPFNSDVIYAAIEEDLREGGIYMSTNKGKTWKKQSDAVSGGTGPHYYQELYASPHHEGRLYLANNSMLVTDDHGKSYRRLKRQGVHSDSHAIAFTSDPNYILLGTDGGLYQSYDLAENWNFINNMPITQYYKLAVDDSEPFYYIYGGTQDNGSHGGPSRTPNSTGIRNSDWWKTLGGDGHQSAIEPGNPNITYAQSQHGVLHRIDQITREQVYIAPQPGEGEVEERYNWDAPILVSPHDPATIFYASSRVWKSENRGDAWTAISGDLTRQEERISLPIMGRLQSYENPWDLYAMSFYSTITSLAESPQQQGLIYAGTDDGIIQVTEDGGQNWSKFELSRVKGLPARPFVNDVRADLFDANVVYAALDNHKNGDFKPYLIKSTDKGKSWTLMSGDLPEKHLTWRLVQDHVDRDLLFVATEFGIFFTKDGGSKWIKLKSGVPTISFRDLTIQRRENDLVGASFGRSFYVLDDITPIREMNASDLDAEAKLFSVRDAYWYDQFSAVGSQGAIYSAENPDYGATFTYYLKDKITTLSAERKKREKDLNKSKSDVPFPGWDALEQEGWQEKPQIVLVVKDGSGKVINRITGKNKSGITRVSWDLSTMNKGVVQLERRGRNRSFPAVPGSYSVTLNKVVDGVMTELSAPQSFEVKPLWKETALPPASHEEIAAFITSLEDYRGAMSQVGVDMGNAMDKVKAMKTALSRAEKPVTGLMKELYDARMRLLKLNSQLDGNEAKNVIGAGETSMPTPRDRFFYAARGASTTHGPTEMHKSSLEIGKKQLTSIRAELDDIVNNVMPKLAESMEAAGAPPVESY